ATCAAATATTAATGCGGTTCTGGATAATCTGGCTTTCGCCGATGAAATAATTATTGTCGATTCTTTCAGCTCCGACAAAACTTTTGAGATTGCTTCGACTTACAAAAATGTAAAAATTGTACAACGTGCTTTTGATAATTTTGCTCTTCAGCGCAATTACACTATCAATTTAGCTTCAAACCCGTGGATTCTTTTTATTGATGCCGATGAAAGGGTTACACCGGAGCTTTTACAGGAAATAAAAACGGTAATTCAACAAAAAAAAAGCGCATCGGCTTATTTTATGTACCGGGATTTTATTTTTGAAAACAAAAAACTGCGTTACAGCGGCTGGCAGACAGATAAAATTATTCGTCTTTTTAAGAAAGAAGACGCCAGTTACAACCTGAATAAAATTGTACATGAAAAGTTAATTGTAAAAGGAGAAATTAAAACCTTAAAAAACAGGCTTACACATTATTCGTATTCTAATTACGAAGATTATAAAAGAAAAATGATCTTCTACGGAAGATTAAAGGCACAGGAAGAACTGGTAAAAAACACCAAGCCTAACTTTTTTCATTTCCTGATCAGACCGGCTTATCAGTTTCTGAACCAGTATATTCTGCGTTTTGGATTTTTAGACGGAAAAAAAGGCATTATTATCTGTTATCTAAATGCCCTGAGTGTTGCAGAACGTTTTAACGAATTAAAAAAAATCAGATCAGGGAATTAAGATTTCCAGAATTTCAGTTTTTTCTTTAATCGTTTCTTTCTGGCAAATTCTTCCTGAAAATTAACAGTTGCCTGCCACATTTTTTCAAAAATCTCTTCCTCAGATTTAACAGTATAAAACTTTGAATATTCATTACTCATCGTTTTAATCATTTCCTGTTTGGGCGTTAATCGGCTGAAATTAACCATACGCTGTTCAAAACTCATATCAGCATGAAAATTCATTCGGTTTAAATCAACCAGAAAGAAATCATATTTATCGTCCTGAACTTTTTTAATTAAAGTATTTCCGGGAGAATGATCTAAGAACTCCACACCTTTTTCGTGCAGATCAAAAGTAAATTTGGTGAATTGTCTCAGTATATTTTCATTGTCCGGATATTCCGGAATTTCAACCAGTTCTCTGTAAGTAAGTTCAGTTATCAAATGCTCGCTGGCATAATAACTGTCCTTTAAACCTATAAAATTAAAGTTTTCAAGATACGCAATGGGCTGCGGGGTTCCAATACCTTTTTCTAACAAAATAGTCGCGTATTCAAACGAGCGTCTGGCTTTGGATTTTCTGAAATATTTATAAGCAACTTTGTTTACAATGTTCGGAATTTTGAACGATTTTATATTAATCGTCTTCTCATTCAGTGTAAATAATTTAATTTTATTTCGATCGCCATTCCCAAACAAATTTCCTGAATTATTAAAATTTTTAATCGTATCCAGAATAGATTCTGTACTGGTTTCAAAAACGGGATTTACTTTAAAATTCATTAGTATATTTTTATTAACCACAAAAATACATATACAATCTAACACTTCAAATTAATATTGTATTTTCGTAAAAAAAAAGGATGTCACAAGAAAAGACTGTGTTTCTAGAAACTCATAATATAAACAACAGAGCTACCGGTTTAGGGACTTTCAATTATGAATTAATCAAAGGATTATCTCAATTAGAATTTGAAAACCTGAAATTAACATTAAATGCTACTGATACAAAACTTCTTGAAAGTGAATTTGGCAGCATATTCAATTACAATAAATACAGTAACTTATCGAGAATGAAATTTTTCAGAATCCGTAAAAAGTACGATTTGTGGCATTCTGTAAATCAAAATATAAAAGTTGAACCTTTTTCTACAACCAAATATCTACTAACTATTCATGATGTGAATTTTGCTGAAGAAATATCTTCTGATCACAATCATAAGAAAAACAAGCTTTTTATAGAAAAACTAAACAAAGCGACTGCAATTACCTATATATCTGAATTTGCAAAAAAACAAACGCATCAGTACTTTAATGTTCCTAACGTTCCTGAGCATGTTATATACAACGGAAATCCGATCACTGAAATACTTGATACGTCTTCATATACAGCAAATGTCCCGGTTGATAAACCATTTTTTTATACTATTGGTGATTTTATAGAAAGAAAAAATTATGAAGCTATTATTACTATGATGAAGTTAATAAAAGATCATAATTTGATTATTTCAGGTAATAATGATAAGAAATACGGAGAAAAAATAAAGCAGTTAATCAGCGATAACAGTTTATCAAATCAGGTTTTTTTAACCGGAAAAGTGACAGATCAGGGCAAGCAGTTTTTCATGAAAAACTGTACTGCATTTCTTTTTCCTTCAATTAGAGAAGGATTTGGATTACCGCCTATCGAAGCAATGAGTTTTGGTAAACCAACGTTTTTGTCTGACAAAACTTCGCTGCCGGAAATTGGAGGAAACGCCGCAAAATACTGGTCTGATTTTGATCCTGAGTATATGAAAACCATATTGTTTGACGGACTAAACAGTTTTGAAAACAATAAAGCAGAAAATGAATTGCTTTTTAAACAAAGAGCCGCGAGTTTTAACTGGAAAACTGCTGCTTCTGAATACTTAAAAGTCTATAATGAGATTTTAGTATAGTATTATAAATCAATCAACCCCGCTTAACAGATTGAATTATTAAAACTACAAGTCACCAATTATGAATATAACCCTTATAAGTTTAGATAATCTGGGACTTAACGAATATATTTCGTCAAGTCTTATAAAACAAGGACATATTGTACGTCATATAAATTTTAGAGATTACAAATACGAATACCCTTCTTTTTTTCACAGAATTTATAATTTTATTTTGAAAGCTTTTTTCAAGAAAAATTTAAAAACCCAGCATCATGGAAAAGAAATACTAAAGGAATTACAAAAGAACGATCAAATTCAGGATATAATTCTAACTATAAAAGGTGATTTTATTGATCCTCAAAGCATTGCAAAATTTAAAAACTATACTAAAAAATCGATAGGTTTTTTTAATGACAATATATATCGCTGTCCAAAAATCAAAAGAGTTATATCTGGTTTTGATGAAGCTTATTCTTTTGAAAGAGAGGACTGTGAAAATTTCAAGTTAAATTTTGCTCCAAATTGGATTTATACTAAAAATACTTCTTCGCGTAGTGAAATTACTTCAGAATTTGGCGTTTTCAATATTAGCACAATCGACAAAAGACTTTCAATATTAATTCGAATAGCAAGGGAATTAAAATCTAAAAAAATAAATTTCAAGTTTATCGTTTACGATAAAAGCAATAAACACAAAACAGGAGATGACGGCATTACGTATATTAATAAACACATGCCTTTGCATGAAGTTAATGAATATACAGATCGTTCAAATGTATTATTAGATATTCACAGAAAAGGCCAGTATGGTTTAACTTTTAGAATTTTTGAAAGTCTGGGATTAGAAAAAAAGCTCATTACTACTAATCCTGACATAAAAAACTATGACTTCTACAATCCGAATAATATTCTTGTAGTTGACGAAAACAATCCTTTTATACCAGCTTCTTTTTTTGAAAATAAATATGAAAAAATCCCTGATTCGATTTATAAAAAGTATACTGTAGAGGGCTGGATAGAAAATGTAATTTTCAACAATCTAAACAATTAAAACATCTCAATTATATAAATAAAAAAACTGCAAGTTTCGATTAGAAAATTGCAGCTGGAGTTATTTAAAAGTTTATAATCAAATCCTGAAATAAACTATTTTTTCGTTAAATATTTGAACCATTGCCCAAAGTTTTTCTTCCAGATATAGAAATCTGAAGGAAATACATTTTTAAAGTCTAGATTTTCACCTATTTCCGTAAAAGTTGTCCCTTTAACAAACGCCAGTTTTTTCCATTTTTCCGGTTCTATGTAAAAGAAGTTTCGCATACTTTTATAGTTGCTTTCATTTACCGTCTCCCACTTTTGCAAAAATTCTTGTTTGTTGATGTCTGTATCATGTCCCCAGTTATTAAACTTCATTTCAAGTTCTTCTTTGGTTCTTGAAATACATTCATGAAGGACTAAACCTTTATAATAGATAATTCTTTTACGGGTCTGTCTTCCAACTTTATAACTTGGATAATTGGTAGCTACCATTATTTTTGTAGGCTTTTCTACATACAAAATACCACCGTCTACCCTTTTGTACATATTAATCAGGTAAGGCGAAATCTGGATCTGTTTTTTTTCAGGATTATTCAGATAATGGTTTTTAGATTTTAAATACTTAACAAATCCTTTAAAATCCAAAAAGTATTCATCGGCATCAAGCTGAATAAGCCAGTTACCAATCCCCATTCTTTCTGCCAGTATTTTTCTTTCTTGAACCTCACACTGCATACTTGTTAATTCAGGATGGTAAAAGTTTTCTTCGACAAGCTGTATTTTAGAATCAACATCTATTGATTTTAACCAATCGAAAAACTCATTTTGTATAACAAAAGTTTCCCCTTTCCAGGTTTTTCTTTCTTTATCAATTGCTAAAAAAATCGAATCAGAATCTCTATATATTTGAGGAATAGCTATTTTCAACAATTCATAATCATAAGACACCAAAAATCCAACCTGAATTCGTTTCATTTATTTTGTTTTATTAGGGCAAAGATAATAACATTCGGACATTATCAATGAAAATTACATTTTATTTTTTAAGATAATTTTAACTTAAATATTATCTTTGTCATGTTAAAACAAAAATCATGCTAGAACCTGAAATTTCAGTAATAATGCCCGTTTTTAATGCTTCTTCTTTTTTAAAAGAGAGTATTGAAAGTATTTTAAACCAAACTTTTTCAAATTTTGAGCTCATCATTTTAAACGATAAATCCACAGATTCAAGTTTAGATATTATAAAAGAATTACAAGCTAAAGACAGCCGAATTATAGTAATTGACAAAGCTCAGAATGTTGGTCCGGCAAATCTTAGGAATGAAGGTTTTAACGCTTCAAAAGGACAATATATTGCCTTAATGGACGCTGATGATATTGCATTACCTGCCCGTTTTGAAAAACAGCTGGATTTTTTAAAGAACAACCCCGAGGTTGGCGTATGCGGCACCGGGTTTACTTTTTTTGGCGCCGAAAGCAAAACTATTAAACACAGTGAGCATCATGATGCGATAAAAGTTTCCTTTTTACACAGCTGTAACATTGGAAACCCAACCGTAATGCTGAAAAAAGAGGTTTTAGGCGATTTCAAATTTGAAAATGAATATGTTCCGGTTGAAGATTATGATTTATGGAGCAGACTTCTGGCGAAAACAAAATTCTACAACATACCGGAATCTCTTTTAAATTACAGGCAGCATACCTGTAACATCAGCAAAACGAAAATTGAAAACGTAAACCGATCTGTAAGAAAGGTTAAAATAAATCAGTTAAAGAAATTAGGAATCGATCCATCTGAGCCAAATATTGATTTTTACCTGAATGCAGTTTCTTTGCGTAAAAAGCTTTCAGCAGAAGATATTATTGAAACTATAAAAGCTTCGAAGCATATTCTTTCGCAAAATGAAAAAATCGGTTATTTCAATCAGCAAATACTAACGAATCATATCAATAAAGTATTGGTTCGCTCTATTCGAAATGCGGGTAATTACAACCTCTCTTTTTATCGATATTTACAAAAAAATGAAAGTACATTGTTCAGAAGAATCAATGTACTTGACAGAATCATTTTGTTTTTTAAATCTCTGGCGTCAAAATAACTCAGGATCACATACAGGATTTTATATATCGCCACAGATATTTAATTTTTAAAGACAAAGAGGCTTTATCGAGAAATTCGGCAACAGCCTTTTTGGGTTCTTCATCGTTTTTAAATTCTTCACTTCTGCGTAGTTTTAAAGCCTCAAAAGCCGAAGCTTTTAATAATGAAGCTATCACTTTTTTAATATTATTTGTTCTGGCCTGCGGGATGTTTTCAAAAATTTCTTTAATATTTAAATACGACGAATAACGCTGAAAAAACAAGGCTTTTAAGGAGTAAATACCTCCCTGATGCCATCTGTAAACGCCTCCCTGAAAATTCATAAAAGCACCTTTTCCATTAGTTAGAGCAAGCGAATAAAGTGTATTGTCTTTAAAATGAGCATAGTCTTTGAATTTTGAAAAATCTACCGACTCTTTTCTAAAAACACTGGTTAATGTATAAGTGCAATAGGGATTAAAAATAGTATTAAAATCAACGGTATAAACAGAGGATAACGTTTCTTTAAAATCAGTAGCTTCCAGTTCACTTCCTTTTTTTATTAAATAGTCTGTCCAGGTTATTACATATTGACTGTTATTCTCTAAAAAATCTACCTGTTTCTGCAGTTTCTGTTTATCTATCCAATAATCATCACCTTCGCATAATGCAATATATTTTCCTCTTGAGATTGGAAAAGTAATCTCGCTCCAAATATTCACTTTTTGTGAGTATTGATTTTCTTTCTGCAGGATTGGTTTTATAATTAAAGGATATTTATCTGCATATTCCTGAATTACTGCTGCAGTATTATCATTTGATGCATCATCATGAACAATAATTTCAAAAGAAAAATTAGTTTCCTGAATTAAAAAGCCCTTCAAAGTTTCACCTATAAAGTCTCCATGATTAAAGGTAGTGCAGATTATGCTTACTAAAGGCTGGCTCTCATTATTAATCCAATTTGAAACAATTTTATTTTGATCTTTCATTAATAGATAGTATTTGTAATTAAGGCTATAGTTTGATTTGGAAGTCTGTTTTATTGCAAAACCTTTAATAGAATAACTATTTTAAAATTCTATTTTTTTTGCAGGTACGCCAAAAACAGTTGTATTCTCTTTTACATTTTTAATAACCAAACTTGACGCTCCAACTGTTGCTCCTTTTCTAACAGTCACATGAGGAAGGACTGTTGCTCTGGTATTTAATGTAACTTCTTCTTCCAGAATTACAAATCCTCCCGTAAAACTATACGAACTTAAATGAGACCACTTGCAAATTTTAGTATCATGTCCCAATCCAACATATCCTTGTATGGTAACAAAATCTTCTATTACACAGTCATTACTTATATTTGAATACATAAAAACCAGTAAGCCTTTACCAGTAATTGCATTTGTATTTAAATTTGTTGAAGGATGAATTAGATTTATAAACTTTCCTCCTTTTGCTAAAATCAATTCTGCATAATATTTTTTCCATTTTACGGTTCCCAGTGCACAAACAAAAATATCATCTTCCTGAATTTCATAATCTTCTACAGAACCTACTATTTTTGGATAATTTTCAAACCCTTCCAAGGCGTCTGATTTATCATCTAAAAAACCCTTTATAATATACTCAATATTAAAACCTGCGCACTGCAAAGCCAGATCGTAAACTTCACGTCCAAACCCCCTAGCTCCAATTATTATTAAATTTTTCATTAATTACCAATGATTAAATTACAAGCCCCCCAAGAATATCCCACACCAAAACCTGCTAATACAACATTTTTCGCTTCGTTAAATTTCGCCTGTTTCTGGGCTTCATATATTGCTATAGGAATCGTTGATGAAACAGTATTTCCGCAATGTTCCATTGCTATAAAAAACTTATCTTCAGGAATTTTTATTTTCTTTCTTAAATGGTTCAGCATATATTTATTTGCCTGATGAAAGATAAATAAATCAATATCATCTTTTGATAAATCTGACTTTTCTAAAATAGATTCAGTCAATTTAGGAACAAATTCTCCTGTGAAGTTGAAAATTTCAGTTCCGTTCATAAATAGATTCTTATCGTTTCTTATGTTTCCAAATTCATCCTCAATATCTTCATTTTCTGAAACTGGATAACGCATACCGCCTTGTTTTACAATCAGATTCTCTGCACCTTTTCCATCTGTACCAAAAACAAATTTCTCAATAGAACAAAAACCATTCTCACTGGAAATTAAAGTTGCCGCCGAGGCATCTCCAAAAATAGTTTTGTTGCTCTTGTCTTTTGGATGAATGAATTTAGAATAAGTTTCAGCAGTAATCAACAAAACGTTTTGGGCCATTGAGCCCGCAATTAATCCTTTTGCCAAACTCAATCCATAAACAAAACCTGAACAGCCTAAATTAAAGTCCAGAGCGCCAATAGAAGTTTTCAAACCTAACTTTTCCTGAATAATACAGGCTGTTGTTGGTAAAAAATAATCAGGGCTCTGAGTACAGAACAATAAAAAATCTATACTGGATTTATCAATATTATGCTCTTTAAATAATTTTTCTGCCGCTTTCACAGCCATATCCGATGAGAATTCATCAGCCGCACTAATATGACGAGAATTAATACCTGTTTTGGAACTGATTTTTTCAATATCCCATTCCGGGAAATCTTTATTAATCAAATCATTTGACAAAATTGCCTCAGGAAGATAATATGAGACAGCTTTAATATACGCTTTCATTTCTTGTTATATTGTTGAAGTTCTGCCGCCGTCTAAGACTATATTTTGCCCCGTGATCCAGCTTCCAGCTTCTGATAATAAAAAAACAATAGGATTTGCAACTTGAATTGGATCTCCATATCCTAATGGATATTTTTTTTCATCTTCCTGAATTACTTCTAATGATAAATTTTCGATAGATTTTGAAGTTATTTCTGTTTTAACCATACCTGGCGATACACAATTTACACGTATTTTATTTGATGCAAATTCATTTGCCCAAACTTTTGATATGGCGATCAATGCTCCTTTACTGGCAGCATAAATCCCGTTTCCTTTCATACCAAATAATCCGGCAACTGAAGAAACCAGAACAATAGAACTTCCTTTATTAATTTTTTTCTTTTTAAAAATTAAATTAACCAAATAAGCAATTGAATCAAAATTTATACTTCTCATATCATTCATTAACTCCTCTGAATAAAATTTTACAGGAGCAAGTGAGACTATACCTGCCGAATGAACAATTCCGTCAATATTTTCAATTTGATCAACAATAGCTTTGATATCTTCCATTTTAGATAAATCTGCTGCTATAAAAGTATTTCCACTTCCGCATTCTTCAACTAAGTTTTCAAGAAAATCTTTTCGTCTCGCTACTGCTATAAAAGATCCGCCTTGTCTGGCAATTGCCAGGCAAGTTTCGTAACCAATACCTGACGATGCTCCGGTTACCAATATTTTTTTTCCTGATAAATCAAATGGATTCATTTTTCTTACTTTAATTCTTCTTTACTGTTTAAAAACTCATAGTATTTTAAAATTCTAAATTCCTCTTCTCCAAATATTGGGGAATGATCTTTAAAATTTACCAGATTTGACTGAATGTTTTCAATTATCTTTTTATCTTCATTTAAAACTAAATCCAGAGATTCATTAGAGCTATTATTAATAAAGTCAATAATATTTTGTTCTGATTCGTTTAATTCTCTCTCAAATTTTGAAGAAAAATAACGTACTCTTAAATTAGTCTTAGAAGGAGATTCAGGCAGCATAAATCCAAGATAAAATCCTTTTCCTTCGACCGAACTTACAAATGCATTTGGATAAATATGAAAATGAAGATAACCCTGTGTTTTAAAAGTTCTGTCTGTTAAAGATTTTTCAATAATTTTATTTGCCTTAACACCATCTGCTTTTGGAAACTCGCACCAGCTGTGGGCATTAAAAAAATCAAATTTTTCAGGTGCAGCTGAACCAAATCCCATTTTTGCGAATGAATTTTCATGAACAGCTGTACAATGATAGCATTCTAAAACATTTTCAACTAAAAGTTTCCAGTTTACTTTATGTTCAATCGAGTAATCAATTGTTTTTGTCCCAAAATGTCTGCTTATTTCTTCTAAGGGCTGATAAATATTTCCTAGATATTCTTTCAGAGTTTGATTAAAATCTTTGTTAAGTTTTAAAAAAATAAAGTCTCCGCATTCAGCCACTTCATATTCTTTTAATTTCAGTTCGTTTATTTGATCTCTTTCAAATGAATTACGACACATTAAACCTACTACATTCCCTTTTTTTCCGTACTTCCAGTTATGATATAAACAAGATGAGACCCTGTTTCCAAATGATTCTTCATGAATAGTATTGAATCTGTGGAGACAAACATTTTGAAAAGATTTAATAGTACCGTTAAAATTTTGAATGAAAATTTTATTGTCAAAATATTCAAAAGCTACAAAATCATTATTGTTTACTAACTCATTTTTGTGAGCTGCCAGAATCCATGACTCATTTATAAATAAAGATTTTTCTTTTTGATAAACCTCTTCATCTATATATCTTAAATTTTTTATCATATTTCTATTAAATCAGAAATCATCACATTATCAAGTGTTATCTTAGCTGTTCCCCATGACAAACCTACTCCAAAACCACAAACAATCAAATTCTGAACTTTATTTTGTAACGCACTTTGTAATTGAGTCACAATGGTTAAAGGAATTGTTGCTGAGGAAGTATTTCCAAATTCTTTTAAAGAGTATGGCACTTTCTCAATTGGTAATTTCAATTTTTTTACGATCATTTTATTCATCATTAAATTTGCCTGATGAAAAACAAAGTGATCTATATTATTTTTATCAATTTCAAAAGTATCTATAAGTTTATTTACTGTTTTAGGAGCCTGAGAAATCCCAAATCCAAAAACATCCATTCCGTCCAGAATAAGCTGACATCCATTTCTCTCTATTCCCGGAGAAATGGTTTGATATACTAAAGAATCTGCATTAACTCTATTTCTTGATCCCCCGTCATTTACAATTATGGCTTTGTAACCTGAACCATCTGTACCTAAATCAAATAAGATACTTTCAGCTTTTTCATCAAATTCAAATGCAGTTGCGCTTCCGCCGTCTCCAAATAGAGGAACAGTGCTTTTGTCTGTTTTTGAAAGTAATTTACTGCTGGTGTCTCCCGCTAAAAGCAATCCTTTTTTTAATCCGCAAGCCTTCATCATTCCTGCAATAATGGATAAACCATAAACATATCCAGAACAGCCCAGCGGTACATCAAAAGCAATACAATTTGTAGATAACCCTAATCTGTCCTGAAGTATTGCCGCTGAAACGGGCAGGATGTAATCTGCGGTCTGAGAAACAAAAACCAAAATTTCTATTTCTTCTTTATTCCAGCTTAAATCATTGACTAATTTTTCAGCAGCCTCACAGCATAGATCAGATGTGCAAACCTTGTTTGTTA
This portion of the Flavobacterium gelatinilyticum genome encodes:
- a CDS encoding ketoacyl-ACP synthase III produces the protein MKAYIKAVSYYLPEAILSNDLINKDFPEWDIEKISSKTGINSRHISAADEFSSDMAVKAAEKLFKEHNIDKSSIDFLLFCTQSPDYFLPTTACIIQEKLGLKTSIGALDFNLGCSGFVYGLSLAKGLIAGSMAQNVLLITAETYSKFIHPKDKSNKTIFGDASAATLISSENGFCSIEKFVFGTDGKGAENLIVKQGGMRYPVSENEDIEDEFGNIRNDKNLFMNGTEIFNFTGEFVPKLTESILEKSDLSKDDIDLFIFHQANKYMLNHLRKKIKIPEDKFFIAMEHCGNTVSSTIPIAIYEAQKQAKFNEAKNVVLAGFGVGYSWGACNLIIGN
- a CDS encoding 3-oxoacyl-ACP synthase III family protein encodes the protein MAAFSLNNVAIRGISCCVPKNTERNIDLDILTEEEIQKFIEVTGVEERRIVTNKVCTSDLCCEAAEKLVNDLSWNKEEIEILVFVSQTADYILPVSAAILQDRLGLSTNCIAFDVPLGCSGYVYGLSIIAGMMKACGLKKGLLLAGDTSSKLLSKTDKSTVPLFGDGGSATAFEFDEKAESILFDLGTDGSGYKAIIVNDGGSRNRVNADSLVYQTISPGIERNGCQLILDGMDVFGFGISQAPKTVNKLIDTFEIDKNNIDHFVFHQANLMMNKMIVKKLKLPIEKVPYSLKEFGNTSSATIPLTIVTQLQSALQNKVQNLIVCGFGVGLSWGTAKITLDNVMISDLIEI
- a CDS encoding SDR family NAD(P)-dependent oxidoreductase — translated: MNPFDLSGKKILVTGASSGIGYETCLAIARQGGSFIAVARRKDFLENLVEECGSGNTFIAADLSKMEDIKAIVDQIENIDGIVHSAGIVSLAPVKFYSEELMNDMRSINFDSIAYLVNLIFKKKKINKGSSIVLVSSVAGLFGMKGNGIYAASKGALIAISKVWANEFASNKIRVNCVSPGMVKTEITSKSIENLSLEVIQEDEKKYPLGYGDPIQVANPIVFLLSEAGSWITGQNIVLDGGRTSTI
- a CDS encoding glycosyltransferase family 2 protein, which produces MISSSQNQLLSALLITYNEESNINAVLDNLAFADEIIIVDSFSSDKTFEIASTYKNVKIVQRAFDNFALQRNYTINLASNPWILFIDADERVTPELLQEIKTVIQQKKSASAYFMYRDFIFENKKLRYSGWQTDKIIRLFKKEDASYNLNKIVHEKLIVKGEIKTLKNRLTHYSYSNYEDYKRKMIFYGRLKAQEELVKNTKPNFFHFLIRPAYQFLNQYILRFGFLDGKKGIIICYLNALSVAERFNELKKIRSGN
- a CDS encoding sialic acid O-acetyltransferase, whose amino-acid sequence is MKNLIIIGARGFGREVYDLALQCAGFNIEYIIKGFLDDKSDALEGFENYPKIVGSVEDYEIQEDDIFVCALGTVKWKKYYAELILAKGGKFINLIHPSTNLNTNAITGKGLLVFMYSNISNDCVIEDFVTIQGYVGLGHDTKICKWSHLSSYSFTGGFVILEEEVTLNTRATVLPHVTVRKGATVGASSLVIKNVKENTTVFGVPAKKIEF
- a CDS encoding glycosyltransferase family 2 protein gives rise to the protein MKDQNKIVSNWINNESQPLVSIICTTFNHGDFIGETLKGFLIQETNFSFEIIVHDDASNDNTAAVIQEYADKYPLIIKPILQKENQYSQKVNIWSEITFPISRGKYIALCEGDDYWIDKQKLQKQVDFLENNSQYVITWTDYLIKKGSELEATDFKETLSSVYTVDFNTIFNPYCTYTLTSVFRKESVDFSKFKDYAHFKDNTLYSLALTNGKGAFMNFQGGVYRWHQGGIYSLKALFFQRYSSYLNIKEIFENIPQARTNNIKKVIASLLKASAFEALKLRRSEEFKNDEEPKKAVAEFLDKASLSLKIKYLWRYIKSCM
- a CDS encoding glycosyltransferase family 2 protein — encoded protein: MLEPEISVIMPVFNASSFLKESIESILNQTFSNFELIILNDKSTDSSLDIIKELQAKDSRIIVIDKAQNVGPANLRNEGFNASKGQYIALMDADDIALPARFEKQLDFLKNNPEVGVCGTGFTFFGAESKTIKHSEHHDAIKVSFLHSCNIGNPTVMLKKEVLGDFKFENEYVPVEDYDLWSRLLAKTKFYNIPESLLNYRQHTCNISKTKIENVNRSVRKVKINQLKKLGIDPSEPNIDFYLNAVSLRKKLSAEDIIETIKASKHILSQNEKIGYFNQQILTNHINKVLVRSIRNAGNYNLSFYRYLQKNESTLFRRINVLDRIILFFKSLASK
- a CDS encoding aromatic ring-hydroxylating oxygenase subunit alpha, with translation MIKNLRYIDEEVYQKEKSLFINESWILAAHKNELVNNNDFVAFEYFDNKIFIQNFNGTIKSFQNVCLHRFNTIHEESFGNRVSSCLYHNWKYGKKGNVVGLMCRNSFERDQINELKLKEYEVAECGDFIFLKLNKDFNQTLKEYLGNIYQPLEEISRHFGTKTIDYSIEHKVNWKLLVENVLECYHCTAVHENSFAKMGFGSAAPEKFDFFNAHSWCEFPKADGVKANKIIEKSLTDRTFKTQGYLHFHIYPNAFVSSVEGKGFYLGFMLPESPSKTNLRVRYFSSKFERELNESEQNIIDFINNSSNESLDLVLNEDKKIIENIQSNLVNFKDHSPIFGEEEFRILKYYEFLNSKEELK
- a CDS encoding glycosyltransferase family 4 protein, with translation MSQEKTVFLETHNINNRATGLGTFNYELIKGLSQLEFENLKLTLNATDTKLLESEFGSIFNYNKYSNLSRMKFFRIRKKYDLWHSVNQNIKVEPFSTTKYLLTIHDVNFAEEISSDHNHKKNKLFIEKLNKATAITYISEFAKKQTHQYFNVPNVPEHVIYNGNPITEILDTSSYTANVPVDKPFFYTIGDFIERKNYEAIITMMKLIKDHNLIISGNNDKKYGEKIKQLISDNSLSNQVFLTGKVTDQGKQFFMKNCTAFLFPSIREGFGLPPIEAMSFGKPTFLSDKTSLPEIGGNAAKYWSDFDPEYMKTILFDGLNSFENNKAENELLFKQRAASFNWKTAASEYLKVYNEILV
- a CDS encoding Kdo domain containing protein; protein product: MNFKVNPVFETSTESILDTIKNFNNSGNLFGNGDRNKIKLFTLNEKTINIKSFKIPNIVNKVAYKYFRKSKARRSFEYATILLEKGIGTPQPIAYLENFNFIGLKDSYYASEHLITELTYRELVEIPEYPDNENILRQFTKFTFDLHEKGVEFLDHSPGNTLIKKVQDDKYDFFLVDLNRMNFHADMSFEQRMVNFSRLTPKQEMIKTMSNEYSKFYTVKSEEEIFEKMWQATVNFQEEFARKKRLKKKLKFWKS